The Thermus antranikianii DSM 12462 DNA segment TCTACCTCCTGGAGGACGTGGGGGGGAAAGGGTACCGCTACAGGGGCCAGGTGCTTCCCTACCGGGTGCGGGAGGAGAGGATCCCGGTCGAAGGGGGAAAGGAGGAGATCCTTCGGGTGCGGGAAACGGTCTATGGACCGGTGATCACCGACGCCCTCGAGAACCCTCCCCAGGTTCCCATGGCCCTTCGCTGGGTGAGCCTGGATGAGGAGGACCACATCCTCATGGCCTATCTGGGGATCAACCGGGCGCAGAACTGGCAGGAGTTCGTGGCCGCCCTAAGCCACTACTCCGCCCCCAGCCAGAACTTCGTCTACGCCGATGCGGACGGCAATATCGGCTACATCGCTCCCGGAAAGTTTCCCATCCGTAAGGAAGGGCACACGGGCATGGTGCCGGTGCCGGGGAATGGGGAATGGGACTGGCAGGGCTACCGCAAGCCGGAGGAGTGGCCCAAGGTGTTGAACCCCAAGGAGGGCTTCCTGGTCACCGCCAACAACAAGGTAACCCCCGAGGGCTTTCCCTACGCCCTCACCTACGACTGGGCGGAGCCCTACCGGGCGGAGCGTATAAGGGAGCTGCTTCTCGGCAAGGAGAAGCTTTCGCTTGCGGACATGCGGGCCATTCAGCAGGACCAGAAGACCCTCCTCTTCCGGGACTTCCGCCCGGTGCTGGAGCTTCTAAACCCCCTCTCCGAAAGGGCCAAGACCGTTCGGGAAAGGCTTTTGGCCTGGGATGGAACCATGGATAAAAGTTCGGAGGAGGCCCTGGTCTTCGCCCTGTGGTACACGGAGCTCACCCGCCTGCCCAAAAGGGAGGTGGGGGAGGAGTTCTGGGACGAGCCCCGCTACCTCCTGCGGGCCATGCGGGAAGGGGATCCAAACTGCGACCAGCCGAACACCGAGTACCGGGAGTCCTGCCTGGACTTCGCCGCCTTGGCCCTGGAAAGGGCCTTGGACCGGAAGGAGGCCTTGAGGGTGCGCTCCTGGGGCCAGGTGCACCGGGCCACCTTCCCCCATGCGGTCCTCACCCACACCCCCTTGAAGCGGTTTACGGACCGGAGGGTTCCCTTTGGCGGGGACCGGTACACGGTGAACGTGGGCCCCTTTGACCCTGAAACCCTCCTCATGTCCCATGGGCCCAGCTACCGCCAGATCGTGGACCTGGCCCATCCGGAGGCCTCCCTCTTCATCCACCCCATGGGCCAGACGGGGCACTTCCTGGCCCCTGGCTACGGGGACCTCCTGCCCCTTTGGGCCGGAGGGGAGTACCTGCCCATGGCCTTCGCCGCCCCGGCCCGGGAGAGGGTGTTGCTTCTGGAACCCGGGCGTTAGCCGAAGCCGCCTTACGGGGAGGGGTTCTCCTCCCCGTTTTCCATCTTGCGGAACTCCCCCAGGACCTCCCGCACCTTGTCGTGGACCCAGTAGGCCTTGCGGCCGAAGAGAAGCTCTATGGCCTGGTCCACCTCCTCCACCGCATAGAGGTGGAAGCGTCCCTTGGCCACCGCCTCCACCACCTCCTTCCGCAGGGTCAGATGAGGAAGGTTGGCCTTGGGAAGCACCACCCCCTGGCTTCCCGTGAGCCCCAGGGTTTGGCAGACCCGGAAGAATCCCTCCACCTTCTCTGCCACCCGGCCCACGGCCAAAACCCTTCCCGTCTGGTCTATGGCCCCGGTGACCGCCAGGTCCTGCCTTAGGGGAAGGCCAGAGATGGCGGAAAGCACCGCCAAAAGCTCCGCAAGCCCCGCCGAATCCCCCTCTATGCCCCCGTAGCTTTGCTCAAAGACCAGGCTCACCGTGGCGGAAAGGGCCCCCAGGCTGGCGTAGCTTCCCCGCAGGTAGCCCGCCAGGGTGAGGACCGCCTTGTGGAACACCTGCCCCCCCAGGCCCACTTCCCGGTCGATGGAAAGGATGCCCTCCCGCCCGGGGCCTGCCTGGGCAGTGATGCGCACGGGCCGCCCCCGGGGCAGGGGGCCTTCCACCACCACCAGGCCGTTGATCTCCCCCACCCGCATACCCTTTACCTCGAGGGCCACCACCCCCTCCTCGAGGTCCTTCAGGTAAAGCTCCTCTTCCAAGCCGAACCGCTCCTCCCTTGCCAGGAGGGCTTTTTCCACCGCTTCCCGGTCCAGAGGGTGCTTGAAGGCCGAAGCTTCCTTTGCCAGGTCTAAAAGGCGGTAGAGCCTGGCGTCCAGGCGTTCCTTGTGCCCGGCCCAGCGCCGGGCCTCGTCCGCCAGGGCGGAGAGACCCTCAGGGGTCAGGGCCACCCCCTCGGCTTGCAAAAACCCCCCCAGGTAGGCCACGTTTTCCTTCGTATAGGGGATCTCCGGGCTGAACTCCACGCGGAAGGGGAAAAGTTCCAGGAATTCCTCGTCCTCCTCCAGGAAGGCGATCACCTCCGGGGGGCCCACCAGGAAGACCTGGGCCTTGAGGGAGGCGGGTTTGAGGCGGGGGCCCTTGACCTCGGGCCTGGGGGAGATGGGTTCCACCTCCTCCGTGGCCAGGGCCCGCTTCAGGAGGGTGTAGCTTCCGAGTTCCCACACCCGGTGGGCCTCGAGGACCAGCACCCCTCCCGTGGCCCGGTGCAGGGCCCCGGGGCGCAAAAGCCCCAGGTGGGTGGAGAGGAGACCCTCTTGCATCTCGTACTCCAGGTGGCCGAAGAGCCTTTCCGGGCTGGGGTTGGGCTCATAGACCACCCGGTCCCCTCCCTCCACCAAAAGCCGGGGTAGGAGCTTTTCCAGCTTGAGGGTTTCCTCCAAAGCGGCGGCCCGCAACAGGGTTTCCGTGATCCAGTCCAGGTAGCGGCCCGCCTGGGGGAAGCGCCTTTTAAGCTCCTGGGCCTTGGGCAGGAGGAAGCGTTCGGCAAAGCCCCGCCTCAAGGCAGCCACTTCCGCTTCCGCCCGCTGCCGCACGTCCACGTAGGCCAAGACGGTTTCCTCCAGCTTGGCGGAAAGCTCTGGGGGCATGGGACCCTTCCCCGATAGCCTCAGGCCCCCTTCCCCTTCCAAAAGGGCAAACCCGTAGCCCTCCGCCTCCTGGGCCAGGGCTTTCAGGAGGGCTTCGGCCTCCTTCTCGTAGCGGGCTTCCACCAGGCTTTTGGCGTAAAGGAAGCCCTTTTCCCGGAAGAGGGCGGGGGTGAACTCGGCGAGGAGGGCCTCCACCCCTTCCACCAGGGCCCGGCCCTGCCCCTCGGGGAGGAGAAGGGGGAAGGCTTCTTCCCCCAGGGGAAGGTACACCAACTCTTCCTTGGGAAAGGGGCGGTCCTGCAGGTAGGCGAGGAGGCGTTTTCTTTTGCCAAGGCCGCTTGGCCCCACCAAATAGCCGTGCCCCCCCTGGCGGAAGGCGGCCTCGAGGGCCTTAAGGGCCCGCTCTTGGCCGAAGAAGGGGGGAGCAGGTTTGGGCTCGGTGGGTGGGGTGAACCAGGAGAGATCGCTAACCCGCATCGGGCTCACTATACCCGGACCCACGCCCTAAGGGGCCTGGGGTAAACTAGCGGACAAAGGAGGGATTTCATGGTTAAGGTGGAGGTCCTGGGCATGATCCTGGCGGGTGGACAGGGGAGCCGCCTCTACCCCCTCACCGCCAAGCGAGCCAAGCCGGCGGTGCCCTTCGGGGCCAAATATCGGATTATTGATTTCGTCCTGAACAACTTCGTGAACTCGGGTATCTACTCCATCTACGTCCTCACCCAGTTCAAGGCCCAGTCCCTCACCGAACACATCCAGCGCTACTGGCGCTTCGGGACCTTCCTGGAGGACCACTTCATCCTTCTGGTGCCCGCCCAGATGTACCGTTACGAGGAGCTGGGCCCCGTGTGGTACCGGGGTACCGCCGACGCCATCTACCAGAACCTGCACCTGGTGCACAACCACGCCCCCATGGCCGTGGCCATCTTTGGCGGCGACCACATCTTTAAGATGAACATCCGCCACATGGTGGAATACCACTACGAGAAGCGGGCCGACATCACCATCGCCGCCTACCCTGTGCCGGTGGAGGAGGCCCGGCGCTTTGGGGTTTTGCAGGTGGACGAGGAGTGGCGCATCACCGAGTTCCAGGAAAAGCCCCAGAACCCCAAGCCCATTCCCCGCAAGCCCCACTTGGCCCTGGCCTCCATGGGCAACTACATCTTCCGCACCGAGGCCCTCTTTGAACTCCTGGAAGCCGATGCCAAGGAGAGTGCTTCCAGCCACGACTTCGGCAAGGACGTGATCCCCCGGGCCCTTAAGGAGGGGTACCGGGTGTTTGCCTACGACTTTCACCGCAATCCCATTCCTGGCCAGGAAGGTCCCAACCTGTACTGGCGGGACGTGGGTACCCTGGACGCCTACTTTGAGGCCAGCATGGACCTGGTGAAGGTGGTTCCCGAGTTCGACCTCTTCAACCCCGAGTGGCCCCTCAGGACCGCCAACCTTTTCAGCCCCCCCGCCAAGTTCGTCCACGAGACGGGGGAACGAGTAG contains these protein-coding regions:
- a CDS encoding AAA family ATPase produces the protein MRVSDLSWFTPPTEPKPAPPFFGQERALKALEAAFRQGGHGYLVGPSGLGKRKRLLAYLQDRPFPKEELVYLPLGEEAFPLLLPEGQGRALVEGVEALLAEFTPALFREKGFLYAKSLVEARYEKEAEALLKALAQEAEGYGFALLEGEGGLRLSGKGPMPPELSAKLEETVLAYVDVRQRAEAEVAALRRGFAERFLLPKAQELKRRFPQAGRYLDWITETLLRAAALEETLKLEKLLPRLLVEGGDRVVYEPNPSPERLFGHLEYEMQEGLLSTHLGLLRPGALHRATGGVLVLEAHRVWELGSYTLLKRALATEEVEPISPRPEVKGPRLKPASLKAQVFLVGPPEVIAFLEEDEEFLELFPFRVEFSPEIPYTKENVAYLGGFLQAEGVALTPEGLSALADEARRWAGHKERLDARLYRLLDLAKEASAFKHPLDREAVEKALLAREERFGLEEELYLKDLEEGVVALEVKGMRVGEINGLVVVEGPLPRGRPVRITAQAGPGREGILSIDREVGLGGQVFHKAVLTLAGYLRGSYASLGALSATVSLVFEQSYGGIEGDSAGLAELLAVLSAISGLPLRQDLAVTGAIDQTGRVLAVGRVAEKVEGFFRVCQTLGLTGSQGVVLPKANLPHLTLRKEVVEAVAKGRFHLYAVEEVDQAIELLFGRKAYWVHDKVREVLGEFRKMENGEENPSP
- the glgC gene encoding glucose-1-phosphate adenylyltransferase, which codes for MVKVEVLGMILAGGQGSRLYPLTAKRAKPAVPFGAKYRIIDFVLNNFVNSGIYSIYVLTQFKAQSLTEHIQRYWRFGTFLEDHFILLVPAQMYRYEELGPVWYRGTADAIYQNLHLVHNHAPMAVAIFGGDHIFKMNIRHMVEYHYEKRADITIAAYPVPVEEARRFGVLQVDEEWRITEFQEKPQNPKPIPRKPHLALASMGNYIFRTEALFELLEADAKESASSHDFGKDVIPRALKEGYRVFAYDFHRNPIPGQEGPNLYWRDVGTLDAYFEASMDLVKVVPEFDLFNPEWPLRTANLFSPPAKFVHETGERVGRALNSLLAGGVIVSGGTVRESVLFRRVRVNSYSLVERSVLFDDVEVGRYCRIRNAIIDKDVKIPPHTEIGYDLEADRARGFTVTPEGVVVVPKGYRF
- a CDS encoding penicillin acylase family protein, which produces MKRLLRVFAWLLGLAILAVLGVVLAAYVTLRASLPQVEGRVALKGLSAPVEVGRDARGVVRIRAQTLKDLLFAQGFVHAQERLWQMEFQRRVGQGRLSEVLGEATRAQDRFLRTWGFYQAAKSAYERLYPEEKEAVDAYVAGVNAFLQSGAPLPPEFRLLGFRPEPWTGPDVLVWAKMMSFDLSGNWEEELLRHRLLARGISQERLLELIPPYPEDAPTILQGEDLELPLKREEAPAALLRMAPPRFLEASNNWVVAGSRTVTGKPFLANDPHLRLGAPSLWFLMALEAPGYRVIGASLPGVPGIVIGRNDRIAWGVTNVGADVQDLYLLEDVGGKGYRYRGQVLPYRVREERIPVEGGKEEILRVRETVYGPVITDALENPPQVPMALRWVSLDEEDHILMAYLGINRAQNWQEFVAALSHYSAPSQNFVYADADGNIGYIAPGKFPIRKEGHTGMVPVPGNGEWDWQGYRKPEEWPKVLNPKEGFLVTANNKVTPEGFPYALTYDWAEPYRAERIRELLLGKEKLSLADMRAIQQDQKTLLFRDFRPVLELLNPLSERAKTVRERLLAWDGTMDKSSEEALVFALWYTELTRLPKREVGEEFWDEPRYLLRAMREGDPNCDQPNTEYRESCLDFAALALERALDRKEALRVRSWGQVHRATFPHAVLTHTPLKRFTDRRVPFGGDRYTVNVGPFDPETLLMSHGPSYRQIVDLAHPEASLFIHPMGQTGHFLAPGYGDLLPLWAGGEYLPMAFAAPARERVLLLEPGR